The Pieris napi chromosome 11, ilPieNapi1.2, whole genome shotgun sequence DNA segment aaaaaaaaaatacaaagaagattctagttgccccttccaaaaggtagtttcgtgtggagaagaatgggcaagaaactccacacttactcttttaaaataggtttacaatattttgttacatttgttaaataattatatgtgaagacaatgtactcttagaataaaactactatactcgtactaaaaaagttagtatgtacatgttcctcacatatttacaaatatcgaaaccgtagaatattaacattaaagagtaataaaaagatGTGCACAagatttttcaatataatccAGCCAGTTCtaggtaaattaattaaaaattaaaagatctcTAAaatttgtctttgattaaaCTGATTGTTTTGTGGGGGACGGAATGTGTACTTTTACTCCAACTTAAATGGAGAACCAGTCCAACCACTGCCCAAAGGTCTCAGTGGCTAAGGTCAAGAAATAACGTTGGCGCGTTTCAGGTtatgacgtcatcgcagtCATTTGTAAGCGCAGATTGTGTCGCTACAATTTTAACcctcaattattatttttctttttcataatatataaataagcgattatataatttttaccttTACTTTAATAACGAAACTGATACATTTTCCACATATAAaacttgtctttaaaaaatatctatcaatatagtaaaaaacattaattgctTACAATTTGTCTGAAAAAACATATAGAACtgtcatacaaaataacataCTTTACGATAACGATTTTATGGAACCAAAATTCGTGGTAATAGTtgtattatttcatataaCGTTTTATTTGCTAGGTAAAAATTGCGTTTTTATGCCGGTATAGTCTGCGGAaagtgaagaaaaaaaaatagcacgGCTGTGTCCTCAAATACCATGACAGTTCTCTCTACATAGactagtaatttatttttataaatatattaataatactaaggtagtaaatataattttttttcaggtgCAACAATAGCAGACGCACTCGCCATAGGCTACCGTTCAGTGTTGATAGAAAACGCCTGTCGTGGCGTGGATTTAGCTGACATGCAACGGACTAAGAGtaccattattaataataatggacttattattaattctgaggatgtatgtatgaaatttgcatataattaatatttatatactagtTAGTTTATTAACTTTATAGACACTAAAATTTAGCTCACATTCAAAGGTAAGTGTTAAAAATTCAGTCtagttaacaaaatatttggaagtacactttttttactttttttaagtgGACAGTATTTGTGCACTGAGAGATGAAAACTTTTTGGTTTAAAAAGACTGTAACCTTAACCAtcttgaaactggcataaagttaaaactattgccataatattaaaaaaaaaaccttaaccatttttttttacaacttctgtatttgtttatttgattattttttcttgaagTACTGAATACTCCAACATATGAACAAGTATCAATTAAGAGTTTAGGCCGGTCATCTTTACTTTGGCAATATAATCAAActataatatcataatatgGAAAccaatactttattatataatattatagaaatgaaaagtttacaaaataaactaaagcGAATAAAATGTCTACTAATTTCATAACTTtctaaagtataatttatatcgGTCACTTTTCTTGTGGTACTTTTATACGAGAAAACCCAAAAATCTACCTACATTGCACTCTACGCATCTTATGATTCTAgcctttactttacttttttttttaaaccagtGGCGACAAACCATTTGGCATCagatttcttttttgtaatcATTTTTTCTGTGCCTGTCACACGCTGTCGATTTTAAGGTCTATAGCCTTCCTAGCGATGTCTTCCTTTACTATACAAACTGACAAGACCGACAATCTTAACTCTTCGCCactttatatttcttaattgtatttttaaaggtaCTAGCAATGGTGGAAGGCCGTGATCGAAGGCCTGAATTGGGATATAAACTCGCCATGGAACTGAAGAATGCTATGGACGAAGAATAATGCActtaatcttaaatattttacgtttATAGTAACCAGTTTTGCTTCTTTTAGCCATTTATTCGGTAAATTGTAACACACAGCACAAATAACAAAAGGTAATCTGAGacctttaaaatattgtaacttTAGGTTATGTTCTGATGAAATATTGACTAGCTTTTGCTACTTTGTTCGTAATTTGATACTTCATGTATTAGTATGAGATACAGCTTGTATCCCCTTAGTGGTGAAATAGTAAAAAGATTGCGAACCTAATGTAAGAAGCAAATCAAGCAACCTTTAGTTTTAAGTTGATAAATTGTCAGGACATATAGTATAGACAATACTAGAAGTACTTTTCACTTCAACGCATTGTTGTCATTGTGAGTAGCACTTAATCTTTGGTCACATTTATGCCACATAAGTCAAAATATGTGTTTTAGCATAGATAATAGAATTTTACGTGTAACTATCTAATGTCTTAAATATGCTTCATAGGTATTTTCCTTTGGGAATTAACAAGCTCAGGAATCAGCTCCCAGTGAAGGTTAAGGTCCCTAGGATACACCtccaaataatacaaataagaccttaaaagcatttaacgcacccactaatataaaaatttaaaagttcatttcttatatctatttattatcaGTGCCTCGACAGTATTAAAGACATTGAAAATGGGGCTAATTTTTAAACCCGTTAAAAATGGTACTTAAAAGAGGAAATCACTCGACTGCAATCCTTTTCCGTGTTACATATCTTTGggtaaaaatactatttggGGAGTGAGAATGTAAAACTAAGGACTAAACGATTATCTTTCCTTTCGATTCTGATTGGTCTACAGCATAATAGTCCAATACGCGTTGACACGCGACATCGTGCTTTATGTTATTATGTCAAATGGATCTGTCAAATCACAATGGAACGGAACGCCATGTCGCTGTCGTTGGTTGTATATTTTCCCGCTCTTATTTGCTTCATGAAATGGTTCTAAATTCTAATCATTTCCATTTTAGAAGCGCCGTAagtcattttcaaaaatggaTTGACCACAATTGAAACCATGACAATgataatttaagttataatcAGAGACTGTAGTccatgaataatttatttctcgaatatttaaataaatacttggtTATaggattaatatttaataaatgcttAATTTTGTGTGATAATGTAACCAATAATATACACAGTACACACAATCTCAATATTAGTAGAAACTAATGGGAATTGACGGACAAAATTTTTGTAGCCGTCACAAATCATGTTTTGCTACTAGAATAGTTCAAATGggactaatttattttaaataaaggggtaattatttattattatttggcaatgatatatatatacatatattagttgtaagtaatttatttaacttaaaattgttgaataatttaatagagtACAAAATGTTTAGTGTTGTAATGCACTTAGTGACTTAGTCACTTCTGATTAGTGTACATGTCGCAGTAAAGTAGATAAATCAGGGAGTTAATTGAATCTCTagacattttattaaagatcGATATTCAATCAAGTCGCTAAAGTTCCGTCAAACAAGTGAGTAAACGAAACGTTTGAGTTTCCTAAACGTTCCTAGACAACAAGACGCATTTCAACTTTGGTAGGGTGACCATGATATTTGattggtaaaaaatatatttatatattttcctttaaattttaatatttaccaaTTAATAgccagtaaaaaaaaattttttgttttaattggtacatttagttgttttacattattaatcaaCACGCTGACTTTCGGTCAGACAGGTAGTTAAACGTTTTCGATGCtgctttattaaaatcaaatgcTTGCGACTTGATTGAATATCCATCTTTAATTAACTGTCTAGAGATTCAATTAACACTCTGATTTAACTTTACTGCGACATTTATATCTTATATGTGGGCTTAGTGTAGAAAAACCAGTTGAATATTTTAGATCTTCATTCCAAGTAACCTTAGAAATCGCAGTTTTCATGATGTCTAGTATTACATtctacttaatatatatatgtagtgataatctaattaaaaatgtacttaTCCAACTACTAGAGACATCCAGAGTGGAAGTGAAAATCTTTGGATTGGCTTTAGCATGTTAGAAATAGTCATTCCTATTAGCTGTAATGTAACGGTTAGTGAGAACAGATTCCTATGTACAcctatcaaatattttatttttgtgtagttaatttatttttaggtaatacataataaataaatcatactgtttgattgttttattccataaaaaattacattaataatgcCCTGCCttgaaatactttattttatatttataatataaaaatagatatataatataaagctgataagttatataaaacaaagagtTTATGTAGGTCCAAGTAATGAAGTAAATAGAATAGAAAATGtcatctaaattaaaattcattatatgtattgtctttgattgacataacctttacacatttaaagaaaaaactttttaaccggatgaaagttatgtataattttaaatttatccgacgtttcgacgacgtcacggtgactgaagacaaaaggtgcaCGCTAAGCAAAGCAAAGCACGCGAAAcatcggataaatttaaaattatgttaaataattgtaaatttataacaatacataactttaatccggttaaaaggttttttcttcattttattaaataacaagaTAATAATTTCACAGTAAATAGATGGATAAGAAAACAATTGCATTGCatgcaaattattaaataaaatccagTAGTCCTACAAGTTACaaccattttctttttctacaGATCAGACTTCATGAGATTCTTTTATCATTTAACTTTTATAGACAAGTATATGTGCATCAGCTTTCTGAGCCAGACTTGTCTGTCATAAAGTTTTAAGTCAAAACATGCTGGTTTCTTTACAATACGAGCAAGTGTAAGCAGTTAATTACACACAAAGTTATGGCTAAGAGTAATTTACCACTAGGTCAATACTGGTCTACAAATATCATTAGCTACCatcttatttaaaatcacagcaatttttataatacataataactaGATTAATTTCTAAGAACACAACCCATTAATAAATCTTGACAATAAAACTCATGTTATAGCTATCTTATAACTACCTCAAATCAAGCTACTGTTATACTAGATATTACTTCCTTTCCCAGTTTGTGAgcaataaaatctaaaagtgTAAAAACAAGTTCTCTCCGACTTGATGTACAGGCCATTAGTATTGCAATACCTCGTTCATAGTCAACAGGATCTAGTCTCCGCAAGTAGTTGAATACAATGAATAGTAGCTCTTTcagcttttctttaactaTTGACCAAATTTCACGCAGGTGCACAACAGCTGAAACAACATGGTTAAGTTTAaagatttatacaaaaatacaagtaTTATCTAGATGAAGAATTGTAAGTATAACTATTGGCACCAAAAGCAGCATTTGCATTATTATTGCATACTGCATGGTGATTATCTatgaaaaaagtaaaaacattaatttgatAACTACAATTTCAGGATTAaacaaaagtatttatttacttgagGCTCCAACACCTACTGCACCTCCTATACCAACTCCCAGAGCTGCTCCCATCCTGCCTCCTGCATAACCACCAAGCAGACCACCTGCCAAGGCCATTACTCCACTTAAGAGTGCTGTCTCACCATCCCATACTATTTTGATATCAAATGCATCAGCtgtttaacaaaaacattgtttgtttatcaatattaaatcaaGTTAGTCAAGTAGTGGGTCCGCGAAAAAagggtttttaaaaacttaaagttaaaatgaatacaACCGGTCCGATTTGAGGTCcgtttaatactaaatattacaagtgttctattatatttatatcctatTCTTAAAGGCCTACGTGACCGTTGTGCTGACACATTGTTCTCACGCTCTACAAGGAAACGTTACTTAGTAAGAACTAAGAGTGGTTCGTAAATCATGTAAGAGTGGTTCGTAAATCATGTAACAGCACTTCggctattgaaatataaaggatctttgtactactatgttgcaatggtttttgtttatataaaatataattatcctATGGTGGTGACACACGGGATCATATAACTCCTCCCTCCTTAAGAGCGAAATTATCAGGGGATTGCACATGCAAATTCTGATTATTTCGCCACTGcaacatattaataatcttattttttataaaaaacacaacaattagcaaaatacaataaaagagTGCCTAAACTAATGCTTTTCACTTTCACTGAATTGCCCATTTCACTATCACTATCTCTGTTAAGTTGTTACAGCATGTAAGACATGTGTTGCAGGTCACTGAGCTCCATTCCTTGTAAGTTTACTGGATTCTGATTTTCCATAGAGTTCACTGTTGACTGTAACTCCAGCAGCTTAATGGATGGGATACGTTCTGATgacatattttctgtttatgaACGCTGATGATGTAATTGGATGTTATTGATGTTGCGATCGCAGGGTTAATCTATAGtaatgatatattatgttcCCTTTATTTGGCTTATCTCATTTTtgcaattattttgaataatgatTTGATTACGGCTGTATAATATTCATCTATTAGTTGATATTTTTGTACCTTTACCTCTTCTATAATTACTGTATTCTGGTCACAGTTGGATGGGTTTTCCTTGAAGGTCATCAGCTCCTCAATGCATGTCGTTTCAGGATACGGTGCCCCTGTTTTCTTGTGTGCAGAGATAATTTTCCTCAGATACTTGTTTGCAAGGCTGTATAAGCGGTAAGTATGTTACACCTTTCACCAGGATATAGGGATATTTAGGAATGATTATTAAGGTTAGGTTTTTAGGGTCATGAAAGATAGGTAAgggatacattttattataactataagttgaattggttatTAAAGCTACCTctaatacaaaagttattttcCTGTCTATCATGTATGATTTAACATTAATCGTCttctaatttaactaaattatccCAAGTGGGTGGATACATAAGATTTTCTGACTgtgatataataattaaaacctgTAATAAATGCATAAAACATTGGTTTTCGTGAAAGCCAAAGCAGTTTCTAATtcgcttatttttatataaagcgttctaaaattacttacaaaaagattatataaacttaaaacatatgtagAGTATACTGCATTATTTTCTTTGGTACTTATgtcttttaacattttttttttctacacgTTTTAGTCTTTCGTCCATAATTTTTGAGTTATTGTGTAATATTTCTGATGAATTAATGAGTCCATCTAACATTTTGGAAACAACTGTTAAACGCTTGTTTGTTGAAATTTTGTTGATTAcctaattgattaatttactgTTCATATCGTTGAGCATCTTCCTGATCTAAGTTTccattatcattttaataatagagcCTAGAGGGTTCAATATTCCTCTTCGTACTCGGTGTGAAGGGATTATTTGCCTAATCTTTTCAGTAGTTATTCTTTCCAAATACTCTACTTGTTCCCTTATTcctaaaaaatctttaaactaAGGCTTATCATCACTTACTATCTTActaaaattactatatttcCTATTGTTTTATTCTAATTCCATCAGTAGGccatttaaatctaatacctTAAAAATAAGCCAGTTATCCTGTTGGATGAAGGCTGTTCCCTGTCTTACGGATGCCTGGATTGTTTTCAACCTTTTGTAGTTGAAGGCCCAAGCTGGGGCTCGTGAGTGTCATCATGATCACTAAGCACCACCTTTGAAGGtcgttttatgtttttaatttttacctttttgtgtTTACCTCTAATTGTAATAGGGATGGTGTTTCTTTCAGGTTTTCCTGTAACTATGGCCTTTTCAAAACAAGGTTTGTCCTTACTTCTGCgagtgtttattaattttgtgaaaattGTTTTCCCTTCTGGCAACGGGACGTCGGATTCGCCACCGCGTTTTTCTCTAGAGTTTCCCTTAAACGTTAACATTTTATCAGAtatgattttgtataaaacttttattcttttggcgtgatctttaattaatttttgcaagTATCGTTTCTCGAAGTCTATATTGAATGCGTTTTCAGAATCTACATGGCCAAACACTACTTCAAACGGTGTTAAAGTTGTTACAGTATGAATCGCATTATTATATGCCATGATGAGTGATATAATAGATGCGGCGTCGGTACATTGTTGTTCGTATTTTGTCAATCTGTAAATTTCAATTAAGGTGGAATGAAAATGTTCAACTATTCCCATTGAATTAGGGTTCCTAGGCGTGCCGATATGTATTTGGATTTTATAGAGTGACATCATTTCTTTCAATAGATCGTTGTTGAATTCAGGACCAGGGTCGCAGCTTATTTTATTTGGTATGCCGTAAaatgaaaagtattttattagtgCGCGGATAACGTCAGGTGTGCCTTTACTAGGAATTTCAATTGCCTGTCCTAGTTTGCTAAAAGCGTCTACTAAGGTGAGGTATGTTTTTCCTTCGatactaaatatatctataaataattcctGGAATGGGGCATCTTGCGTTTGAGTTAActgtaaatattgtttcaaagGCTTTCGGtcatatttcatttgtttacagGCTTCACAAGAATTAATTACTGCTGATATAGTTTCTTTCATGTTATTCCAAAAGAAGTGTCGCCTGATGCGTGTAAAAGTTTCTTGAATATCTCTGTGACAGGTTTTTCCGCGATGAAATTTCAGAATAACGGCATTCTGTTCATTTTCATCGTCAATAAAAACGATTCTTTCCGTAGActcataaaattgaattgatccACCTTTAAAAAGCCTAATTACCATGTTGCTGAATTGTTTGCGATGTTCCGTATAtccgaaatatataaaatatttctttttgggTTTTATGTATTCTTTCAGGAATTGTTTGATTAAAGATTTACAcaattactcaataattatAGCTCACAGAATTTGATGTGAATCTAACTTATAATTAGGTACACTTACTTTAGGGGTTGCAGAATTTCATGCACTAACCTACTTACTTctatgtttctttaatttacttattacaatttacgtTTATACGAATTTAACTCTAACAAAGTCTTAAAACTATCGTTAAGATGAGAGATGTCGATctcaaaataacaaaagaaaagtgGAGAGGGCTGGATTTGAAAGGTGAAAAGGTGACTTACCAGTACATCGCTGCCTCAACACTCGCACAAAACACCCTTAACGCTTTTGGATTTCCGTTCTtgacaaatttatttgttctttTGAATAGCCGTTTTTAGCAATCGTGACGTAGTTTCCCCTTTTTAGGTAAGCAGAATTTGATGCTCGAACCGATAATTGAGAAGTACGTGCAGCTAGAGCGACTATCCTGTCCTCAGCGCCAGTCAAGTAGTGGGTCCGCGAAAAAagggtttttaaaaacttaaagttaaaatgaatacaACCGGTCCGATTTGAGGTCcgtttaatactaaatattacaagtgttctattatatttatatcctatTCTTAAAGGCCTACGTGACCGTTGTGCTGACACATTGTTCTCACGCTCTACAAGGAAACGTTACTTAGTAAGAACTAAGAGTGGTTCGTAAATCATGTAAGAGTGGTTCGTAAATCATGTAACAGCACTTCggctattgaaatataaaggatctttgtactactatgttgcaatggtttttgtttatataaaatataattatcctATGGTGGTGACACACGGGATCATATAACTAGTTATtgcaatgaaaaataaatcgtgtttatttattttggtatTAAATGGCTTAGTGTATATATAACACTTAGAACTTAAGGACAATTTTCGTAAAATTACATCTAGTTGTCAAccacatattatgtaaatcacattaatttttaataatttattgacactGGAACTTTTATGTTGATGAAGTGAGAaacaaattatgaataatatttactcAAACTTTAAACTTACCAAGTTCTAATATAACTCTTTCGATTACATTTTGATTAAACCTAACTTCGGTTCTTACGGGATCCATTTTCCTAGCAATTTAGACTGAAAATCCTTATATTGAATGTCGATTATGACGTGCAGAGTAAAATAACtaggtatttaattattattattaaataataatcgaCTGCTGCCAAGATCTTAATAAAATTTCGCTTTGGTCGATTTtacatgatataaaaataaaatattgcgcATTGTTGATATATCCACAGTAGATATcagtatatatagataatacatattacatgAAATACGTTTGACGCGCGTTGCCCGTTGGTAGCATACGCCATACATACATCGCGCTTTGCAGGCGCTCGACGAGCGTTAGAATTACGTTTACTTAAAACTTTATGATACTCATAAAGAAATCCGTATCAAAATGATCTTTCTCCATTATTTTCGTCAACGTCAATATGATGATCAAAAGAGGATATAATGAGCAATCCATTATTGCTTGTATGTCTACGTGTCAGTAACTACTTCACTTGCATAGTCAAAGTCATTAAGCTGGTCGGTCACCCCAACTTAACACCACGTTGCTTTTAGTAAACTCATGAGCCCAGCGTCATAAATCTCTCCTGGTGCTACGGTAGATGCGTCTGCGAACTTGCCTATACTACTCTCAAATTTCTATTCTTAAGTTTCGTCTGAATAGGTAATTCAGATTGcagtatatttatatgtatttatctcCGGGCCTCCGGGTCAAATATGTCCCAGGTCTCCTAAGATATCCACTTGCTGCGCGTTTATGTTCTTTAGAACAAGTTTCTTGATGGACTACTTTGATATGTTTTGAGGATTTTGCCAAACGCGAAATGATATTTCTCAGGTATATTGTGGAAGGTTGCACTTGCCCTAGAATTAGATACCTACGGGTATAATCTTGCTAAAGtgaatttactaataattggCTCACAGCGCTGCCTGCCACGCGAGCTGTAAACCAACGAAGCGCACCTATCACCTCGACATAACGATATTGCCGCATGTAAAACACATTCATTTCGGCATTCTAGCACATTTGAAATTGCATGTGTTGcacaatttcttttaattttaggGGTCTGCTTGGCAGGCCTCCTCTCGAAAAGCACTAGTAAACTTATATAGAAATTAGAAGCAATTTactattagataaaatatggTTTCTATCTTAACTACATTAGTACTCAGGTAATCTATTCTATTCCTGATCAAATAACTCTGTTGAAACCACTGACATACgaacatataatatacatttatcaaaaaattatgtaatattatttaacttgcagcgtataaataatagattttgtttCATTGAAAGTTGAAACCTGGACCAGGAAGAAGGTTACAGGTatttaaacacaatttataaataaatgccgCCTGTTAGACATGGTGCCATAATGATTTTACTATAATGCGACCGTTATTAGAGTACAGATAATGAAATAGTATGCCACGCAAacaaaatgtcataaaaaaaCTACAAGAAAAATCGTTAGAAAATGAGGGTAGGCCgctttattttgaatatatattcGAGAAATGAAggtagtaataaatttttgaaactaATTTAACCTTTTAGTGCTTCATTCAGCGACTTGAATTCAACGAGGCACATTACTAGTTATCTCTTCTTAATCTATtactaagtattaaaaaaagaagaatgTCTGACTTTGAGTCTTCAGATTCCGAGTATGAAACGGACCTAGATGTTTACTCGAGTGGTCCAGGATTACCGTTTAATCCGAGTATGATCGAAGACCTAATTCTGTCGATCACagataagtttaattttcGCGTGGTGATGAGCGATAGAAGAGTTAAGAACGCGGTGCTGGTGACCACTGGTCTTTCAGTCGCTGGAGCGTTAATTGGAAAATATTATGGTGGGAAGACAGGTGCTGTTGTTGGGGGTGCCGTCGGTGGCGC contains these protein-coding regions:
- the LOC125053789 gene encoding uncharacterized protein LOC125053789; translation: MSDFESSDSEYETDLDVYSSGPGLPFNPSMIEDLILSITDKFNFRVVMSDRRVKNAVLVTTGLSVAGALIGKYYGGKTGAVVGGAVGGACGLGVVAVTMREIWQEIKGKLPELYEIVYDYLAGLGFDDYQRAMKFVFQHSGATTQLGMLILQITSDTLGKKIISSLTAV